The Psychrobacter arenosus region TCAAATAGCCCTAAGGCGTTCCCTTTATTATCCGACAACGCTGTTTTTACACTAGTATTGCGCTCTATATGACTGTCCGCCAATGGTGCCACATGCGTTTTATAATGTAGCGTGGTGTGCTGCAACGCTTTCGCTATCGCCCTACCCCAACTGGTCATTTTAGGGCTGCTGATATAACGAGGTTGCGCCGTTGCCCATTGCTCGCTAAGGGCAATCACAGGTGTACTGTCCTCCGTGGTCGTCAACCGGGCTACCTGCGCGCACCAAGGCGTGATGACATCTTGCGTTAGCCAAGGTTGAATAAACTGTTGAAACTCGCTACTTTTCGCAGTAAAAAACTGCGCGCCAAATTCAAACTGCCATTGTTTATCTTGTTCTGAATTACCTGACTCTGCGGTATTGGTAGGTTTTTTATAACGAGTCGCCAGACGACCTACCCCACCAGACTTTTCAAAAATATCAATCTTTAACGCTTGACCCAGCTCAGCAAATTTACGCTCAAGTAAGGTCGCCGTTATGAGCCCCGTAAGCCCTGCGCCAATAATAGCGATACGGGTTGGGGAAGTTGTATCATCAGCAGTCGAAGTATTAACAACAGCATTGAGAGAGCGGATAGACTCAGACATGGCGAGCAGCCCACAGCAGTAAAGGTGCGCTTATTGTGTCAAAGTGGTGCGAGATTGGCTAGCGTTATTAGCGGGTTAAGGATAGCGTCTATGAGATGAAATTTGCGAAATATCTAACACCTAAATCGGTAGTACCGTAGGGTGGGTTAGGTTTTCAGGCACTCGTAAAGAGTGCAGGGAAAGCGTAACCCACCATCGTTACCATCCTATTTAGACGGACTCGAATATCTCGTTCTAAATGGTGCGCGAGGCACACCCTTGTATCTTGATTGATGATAAATCTCATGAGTTCTTGGTACAATTTATCATTGAATCACGAGCATTGTGAGCGTGACCGCACCCTTAGTGCCTAGACACTGTGACGTAGATAACGCCCAATGCTCATCCTTCATCTTCATACTCTGAATGGTATCCAAGTGCCTCGCCATCTCTAAGATGCAATGAGTGACACTGAATGAACAAGGGAAGACGACAAGATGACTCACTATGTTGGAATCGATGTTAGTAAAGCTAAACTTGATGTAGCCTGGCTTAAAGACATTGACAAGGTTAAAGTTAAAACCAAAGTCTTTGCTAATGAAGCCGCTGACTTTAATAAGTTAATCGATTGGCTCAAAGCCAATATTAACCCGGACTTAACCGATATTCATGTGACACTAGAGGCTACTGGCATCTACCACGAGAACATCGCCTATTACCTGCATGAGCAGGGCTTAAACGTGAGTATCGTTAATCCTGCCTTCGTCAGAAGCTACGCAGATAGTCTCGGCAGCCGTCATAAGACGGATAAGAAAGACAGTATTTTATTGGCACGCTATGCCTATACTGCTAAACCTGACTTATGGACACCGCCGCCTGCAGAAGCCCGTCATCTCAAGTCCTTATTATCACGCTTAGATGCTCTGCAAGAAGATCTGCAGCGTGAGTTGAATCGTCAGGAGAAAGCAGACGCTACTGACACCGCACCTATCGTTAAAGCGTCTATTCAGCAGATGATAAACGCTCTAAAGTCTGCCATTGCCAAGCTTAATGACGATATCAACAATCATATCGACAAGCATCCAAACCTAAAGCAAGACCAGCAATTGCTTGAAAGCATCAAAGGCGTCGGTCCTGTAGTGTCAAAGCAAATGGTGTCGCTGATGCACAATAAACAATTTACTAAAGCCTCACAGGTAGCGGCCTTCTTAGGACTGGTACCTAAGCAAGTTGAGTCCGGACAGTTTAAAGGCAAATCTC contains the following coding sequences:
- a CDS encoding IS110 family RNA-guided transposase, which translates into the protein MTHYVGIDVSKAKLDVAWLKDIDKVKVKTKVFANEAADFNKLIDWLKANINPDLTDIHVTLEATGIYHENIAYYLHEQGLNVSIVNPAFVRSYADSLGSRHKTDKKDSILLARYAYTAKPDLWTPPPAEARHLKSLLSRLDALQEDLQRELNRQEKADATDTAPIVKASIQQMINALKSAIAKLNDDINNHIDKHPNLKQDQQLLESIKGVGPVVSKQMVSLMHNKQFTKASQVAAFLGLVPKQVESGQFKGKSRLAKNGSSDIRAKLFMAAIVSKQWNPDIKAQYDRLLARGKCKMQAICAAMRKLVHICFGVIKHQMPYQPQVTQIAT
- a CDS encoding NAD(P)/FAD-dependent oxidoreductase, whose translation is MSESIRSLNAVVNTSTADDTTSPTRIAIIGAGLTGLITATLLERKFAELGQALKIDIFEKSGGVGRLATRYKKPTNTAESGNSEQDKQWQFEFGAQFFTAKSSEFQQFIQPWLTQDVITPWCAQVARLTTTEDSTPVIALSEQWATAQPRYISSPKMTSWGRAIAKALQHTTLHYKTHVAPLADSHIERNTSVKTALSDNKGNALGLFDWVIITAPTVQANELLESSSFAFQQQIAQRKMVACYTLMLGWQDFTTLPLSMGDATWEVLEVAGANQGASIGKLFIEHTKPQRDQVLPSVTVHADNDWSEQHVDDDIDSVKATLLAAVQQILVWTDSQAPQHIDCHRWRYAATATESQTSPTLYSDREKQWLVSGDWCGQGRIESCYQQATLSVAHICNA